The Pseudofrankia inefficax genome window below encodes:
- a CDS encoding phosphotransferase enzyme family protein, with protein sequence MTATGPAASGAGAADVVTGDLRALDALLPEILAAYDLGSAEVALLNLSENATYRVDDPGTGRRYALRLNRPGYHTLAEIEGELAWVAALRAEGVVLTPPVVPNRAGEAVTTLTPPGVGDRQAVLFDWVDGYPPEPGDTAGLVAAFGTLGEIAGRMQLHARRWARPAGFDRFEWDLAETIGPHARWGDWRSGLAWALAGGGDALPPRHGAPAPERDLMTRAAVVVESRVAAFGAGPDRYGLIHADMRLANLMVDGAGAITVIDFDDCGFGWYLYDLAAALSFIEHHPVMPDLVAAWLAAYRRHVPLTADELAMVATFLMARRLQLTAWLGTHPHADAVDDVTGHARASLELAEAYLSGTLLPEGIA encoded by the coding sequence GTGACCGCGACCGGCCCGGCGGCCAGCGGCGCCGGAGCCGCCGACGTCGTGACCGGCGACCTGCGCGCGCTCGACGCGCTGCTCCCGGAGATCCTCGCGGCCTACGACCTCGGGTCCGCCGAGGTGGCGTTGCTGAACCTCTCCGAGAACGCCACCTACCGCGTCGACGACCCGGGTACCGGCCGTCGCTACGCGCTGCGGCTGAACCGGCCCGGGTACCACACGCTGGCCGAGATCGAGGGCGAGCTGGCCTGGGTCGCGGCGCTGCGTGCCGAGGGGGTCGTGCTCACCCCGCCGGTGGTCCCGAACCGCGCGGGGGAGGCCGTCACGACCCTCACGCCGCCGGGCGTCGGCGACCGGCAGGCGGTGCTGTTCGACTGGGTCGACGGCTACCCGCCCGAACCGGGGGACACCGCCGGCCTCGTCGCCGCGTTCGGCACGCTGGGCGAGATCGCCGGCCGGATGCAGCTGCACGCCCGCCGCTGGGCCCGACCGGCCGGCTTCGACCGGTTCGAGTGGGACCTGGCCGAGACCATCGGCCCGCACGCCCGCTGGGGCGACTGGCGCAGCGGCCTCGCCTGGGCGCTGGCCGGCGGTGGCGACGCGCTGCCGCCCCGCCACGGCGCGCCCGCGCCCGAGCGGGACCTGATGACCCGGGCCGCCGTCGTCGTGGAGAGCCGGGTGGCGGCCTTCGGCGCCGGCCCGGACCGCTACGGGCTGATCCACGCCGACATGCGGCTGGCGAACCTCATGGTCGATGGCGCCGGCGCCATCACCGTGATCGACTTCGATGACTGCGGCTTCGGCTGGTACCTGTACGACCTGGCCGCCGCGCTGTCGTTCATCGAGCATCACCCGGTGATGCCCGACCTCGTCGCCGCGTGGCTCGCCGCCTACCGGCGCCACGTCCCGCTCACCGCCGACGAGCTGGCCATGGTCGCGACCTTCCTCATGGCCCGACGGCTGCAGCTCACCGCCTGGCTGGGTACCCACCCGCACGCCGACGCGGTCGACGACGTCACCGGGCACGCGCGGGCGAGCCTGGAGCTCGCGGAGGCCTACCTGTCCGGGACGCTGCTGCCAGAGGGGATCGCCTAG